From the genome of bacterium, one region includes:
- a CDS encoding 2,3-bisphosphoglycerate-independent phosphoglycerate mutase, whose translation MNTRRIILAILDGYGLAPAGPYNAVTQADTPYLDAMWRDNPSATLITCGEDVGLPAGQMGNSEVGHLNIGAGRVVYQDITRIDVAIRDGSFYSNPVLLSLLAELRARDATLHLLGLISDGGVHSSLNHVRAILETCRRDNFKNVVIHVFTDGRDTPPHSGMDHVATLERWMTEIGVGIIGTVAGRYYAMDRDKRWERLAKAYDALVHGTGLHASTPSAAVQASYDAGTTDEFILPTIIASQTPTRIQNGDGALFFNFRADRARQLTAALTDPAFAEFACPFQLRSYVTMTQYHEAYRFPVLFPPQSLSKILGQVLSQHGLRQLRIAETEKYPHVTFFFNGGQDTPFEQEDRILIQSPKVATYDLQPEMSAPEVTQQLCNAIREQRYEFICVNFANCDMVGHTGVMNAAVSAVEAVDGAVKRMVEAARAADYALLITADHGNAEQMWDPTTNGPHTAHTTNLVPVALLHAPVGMRLRDGGRLADLAPTILEYLQVSQPAEMTGQSLLTR comes from the coding sequence ATGAACACACGTCGCATTATTCTCGCAATTCTGGATGGCTACGGTCTTGCACCGGCCGGTCCATACAACGCAGTCACGCAGGCTGATACGCCGTATCTTGACGCCATGTGGCGCGATAATCCATCCGCCACGCTGATCACATGTGGCGAAGATGTCGGCCTGCCCGCGGGACAAATGGGCAACAGCGAAGTTGGCCATCTGAATATTGGCGCGGGCCGAGTCGTCTATCAGGATATAACGCGCATTGACGTAGCGATACGCGACGGTTCATTTTATTCGAATCCCGTGCTGCTGTCACTGCTGGCCGAACTGCGCGCGCGCGACGCGACGCTGCACCTATTGGGTCTGATCAGTGACGGCGGCGTTCACTCCTCGTTGAACCACGTACGCGCGATTCTTGAGACATGCCGACGCGACAATTTCAAAAATGTCGTCATCCACGTATTCACCGATGGCCGGGACACGCCACCCCACAGCGGCATGGATCATGTTGCTACGCTGGAACGATGGATGACCGAGATTGGCGTCGGCATAATCGGCACTGTGGCGGGCCGCTACTATGCGATGGATCGCGACAAAAGATGGGAGCGACTCGCCAAGGCCTACGATGCACTGGTTCATGGCACGGGTTTGCACGCCTCAACACCCAGTGCCGCAGTGCAGGCGTCGTACGATGCCGGTACGACTGACGAGTTTATTCTTCCAACCATCATCGCCTCCCAAACGCCTACTCGCATTCAAAATGGCGACGGCGCGCTCTTTTTCAATTTCCGCGCCGACCGCGCTCGCCAATTGACCGCTGCCCTAACGGACCCTGCATTCGCCGAGTTTGCTTGTCCGTTCCAGTTGCGTTCGTATGTTACAATGACTCAATACCATGAAGCCTATCGTTTCCCGGTGCTGTTCCCACCGCAGTCACTGTCAAAGATTCTCGGACAAGTGCTTTCTCAGCATGGTCTTCGGCAATTGCGAATCGCTGAGACAGAAAAGTACCCGCACGTTACGTTCTTCTTCAATGGCGGGCAAGATACCCCTTTTGAGCAAGAGGATAGAATCCTAATTCAGTCGCCCAAAGTGGCAACGTATGACTTGCAGCCCGAGATGAGTGCCCCGGAAGTCACTCAACAACTTTGCAACGCCATTCGCGAGCAACGGTACGAATTCATCTGCGTCAATTTCGCAAATTGCGACATGGTTGGTCACACAGGCGTCATGAACGCGGCGGTCAGCGCTGTCGAAGCCGTTGACGGCGCCGTCAAGCGCATGGTCGAAGCCGCGCGCGCGGCCGATTACGCCTTGCTCATTACGGCCGATCACGGAAATGCGGAACAAATGTGGGATCCGACGACAAACGGCCCCCATACTGCTCACACAACGAATCTTGTTCCTGTCGCGTTGCTGCACGCACCGGTCGGCATGCGTTTGCGCGACGGAGGGCGCTTGGCCGACCTCGCACCCACCATCCTCGAGTATTTGCAAGTCTCGCAGCCTGCGGAGATGACCGGACAATCGCTACTGACTCGCTGA
- the selB gene encoding selenocysteine-specific translation elongation factor — protein MGRVIVGTAGHIDHGKSSLVRALTGTDPDRLPEEKRRQITIDLGYAFLEDVAAIIDVPGHEKFIHNMVAGAATVDFALLVIAADDGVMPQTREHLHILRLLGIPSGAIVLTKCGVTESSWRELVKEQIREVTLGTFLVDAPIFEVDSLSGAGIPSLREYLVKTLPTAARRSDRGVLRIPIDRVFTIHGHGTVVTGTLLSGTVEKEQRVEFQPGAVPARVKQLQSNAREHTVLRAGMRAALNVNCDEIPVRGQTLTQPHALRASRRLAIRFEQIAEAPPLKDRQRVRVLIGTQEVMARFRLLGSRDEFLYGLLLLDEPVVAIWNDRCIIRRYSPMDTLGGALVLESDPPLRPARQRAQAADILSRFAVTDLASVLTVWLEYRAPYGLTLRALGQNFGVSDDWLTTHFLKGDNAVSFHAGFAFHASSLRRWCDTILKQIAELHARQKDATGFTSAQLAASLRALPEPLLSHALAELQRQKRIIIQDGLVRLQTASNTLDENTAKLLESILQQLQTDGFAPSNSGMLSERLGRSKSDIERALVIAMRTDRAMRLGTDMFFEKSVFANAVQLVRDLLLRQGTVQVSELSKVLTSSRKYVVPFLEYLDMIGITERRGNDRVPGRNFENSQ, from the coding sequence ATGGGCCGAGTCATCGTCGGCACCGCCGGACACATTGACCACGGAAAATCGTCCCTCGTTCGCGCTCTCACCGGAACGGATCCGGATCGCCTTCCCGAGGAGAAGCGCAGGCAGATTACGATTGACCTCGGCTACGCATTTCTTGAAGATGTCGCCGCGATTATTGACGTGCCAGGTCACGAGAAGTTCATCCACAATATGGTCGCCGGCGCGGCGACGGTGGATTTTGCGTTGCTCGTCATTGCCGCCGACGATGGCGTAATGCCTCAGACTCGTGAGCATTTGCATATTCTTCGATTGCTCGGCATACCGTCGGGCGCCATCGTGCTGACCAAGTGCGGCGTGACCGAGTCATCATGGCGCGAACTCGTCAAAGAACAGATCCGCGAAGTGACCCTCGGTACCTTTCTTGTTGACGCGCCGATCTTCGAAGTGGATTCACTGTCCGGCGCGGGCATTCCTTCCTTGCGTGAGTACTTGGTGAAGACTCTTCCTACGGCCGCCCGCCGATCAGATCGTGGTGTCTTGCGCATACCGATTGACCGCGTCTTCACGATTCACGGCCACGGCACGGTGGTCACGGGGACTTTGCTCTCCGGCACCGTTGAGAAAGAACAACGAGTCGAGTTCCAACCCGGTGCAGTGCCCGCGCGAGTGAAGCAACTCCAATCCAATGCTCGTGAGCATACCGTTCTGCGCGCCGGGATGCGCGCTGCTCTGAACGTCAATTGCGACGAGATTCCTGTGCGCGGGCAGACGCTCACGCAGCCGCATGCGCTTAGGGCCTCGCGCCGTCTCGCCATACGTTTTGAGCAAATCGCGGAAGCGCCGCCCTTGAAGGATCGCCAGCGCGTGCGCGTGTTGATCGGCACACAAGAAGTGATGGCACGATTCCGCTTGCTCGGATCGCGGGATGAGTTTCTTTATGGCCTGCTGTTGCTCGATGAGCCGGTAGTTGCGATATGGAACGACCGCTGTATTATCCGTCGCTATTCGCCGATGGATACATTGGGCGGCGCTCTTGTCTTGGAATCCGACCCGCCGTTGCGGCCGGCTCGCCAACGCGCGCAAGCCGCCGATATTCTTTCGCGATTTGCCGTCACGGACTTGGCCAGCGTGCTTACAGTTTGGCTTGAGTACCGCGCACCATACGGACTTACACTGCGCGCACTCGGCCAGAACTTTGGCGTGAGCGACGACTGGTTAACGACCCACTTCTTGAAGGGCGACAACGCCGTCAGCTTCCACGCCGGCTTCGCATTTCACGCCAGTAGTCTCCGCCGCTGGTGCGATACAATTCTGAAACAAATCGCCGAACTTCATGCGCGGCAAAAAGATGCCACAGGCTTCACATCCGCTCAGCTTGCGGCATCGCTGCGCGCCCTTCCTGAACCGCTGCTGAGTCATGCACTCGCGGAATTGCAGCGGCAGAAACGAATCATCATTCAAGACGGGCTGGTCCGCCTCCAAACAGCGTCAAACACACTCGACGAGAATACGGCCAAGCTCCTCGAGTCAATTTTACAGCAGTTACAAACTGACGGTTTCGCTCCGTCGAATTCAGGCATGCTTAGCGAACGGCTCGGCCGGTCAAAGAGCGACATCGAGCGTGCGCTCGTGATCGCCATGCGCACAGATCGAGCAATGCGGCTCGGGACGGACATGTTCTTCGAGAAGTCCGTCTTTGCGAACGCCGTTCAATTAGTGCGCGACCTGCTCCTGCGCCAGGGCACCGTACAGGTTTCAGAACTTAGCAAAGTTCTTACCTCGTCAAGGAAGTATGTCGTTCCGTTTCTCGAGTACCTCGACATGATCGGCATCACAGAGCGGCGCGGCAACGATCGCGTGCCTGGCCGCAATTTTGAAAATAGTCAATGA
- a CDS encoding rRNA pseudouridine synthase has protein sequence MNRYLARHGVCSRRAADELIASGAVTVNNRRTTRLGVTVDPENDVVHVHGQRVLAALDPKVLMLNKPVGVLSTCKLSREEGTIILDYLPKDRRYFPVGRLDRDSAGLMLITDDGDLAHRLAHPSFGSRKVYRVEVHPQLEYKQAMRLVRGIELADGLARAIEVTQVTASVYDVTLGDGRKRQLRRMITALGSHVISLTRIEQAGIKLGSLRPGRWRELTPTELRLLRAKFAQPTTSKHTED, from the coding sequence TTGAACCGCTATCTCGCGCGTCACGGCGTCTGCTCACGTCGCGCCGCGGATGAACTTATCGCCTCCGGCGCGGTTACTGTGAACAACCGTCGGACCACACGACTCGGCGTGACCGTTGATCCCGAAAACGATGTCGTTCACGTTCACGGCCAGCGAGTCCTGGCGGCACTCGATCCCAAAGTGCTCATGTTGAACAAACCCGTTGGCGTCCTGAGCACGTGCAAGCTCAGTCGGGAAGAGGGGACCATAATCCTCGACTATCTTCCGAAGGACCGCCGGTATTTCCCGGTGGGCCGCCTCGATCGCGATTCCGCCGGACTGATGTTGATAACGGACGACGGGGACCTTGCGCATCGGCTGGCCCATCCCAGCTTCGGGTCACGCAAAGTGTACCGAGTTGAAGTTCATCCGCAGCTTGAGTACAAGCAGGCCATGCGGCTTGTTCGAGGCATCGAGCTGGCCGATGGACTTGCGCGCGCCATAGAGGTCACCCAAGTCACTGCTTCCGTCTACGATGTGACCCTGGGTGACGGCCGAAAACGCCAACTGCGCCGCATGATTACGGCACTGGGTTCGCACGTAATTTCGCTGACTCGCATTGAACAAGCCGGCATCAAGCTCGGCAGTTTGCGTCCCGGCCGCTGGCGCGAACTTACTCCCACAGAACTTCGCTTGCTGCGTGCCAAGTTCGCGCAGCCTACTACTTCCAAACACACCGAGGACTAA
- a CDS encoding PEGA domain-containing protein, protein MPRRNSRPIVQLVGNLARIVLPLLVITAAAWWILNRDATPQGDLRVTSSVKGVDIFVDGVQTGATTDTVLTGLPTGRRLVTVRALGMIADPEVAIVEIQRDRTAVAVFTLRDSADVVKSDNIASRDRVRQDAFARDEEAVRSIPPAPARRTMMDYEEDVDRETERFERPVTDFIPHQRRSAADTTATDLGSIPIESVRALTGTQITVSSEPVGALIVVNGARTGNRTPHTFRGLDRGIYVFTLELDGHIVKPDSIEVYLTADSQAELAAFSMQPLQQLPVPQLTVQTKPLAAGIRLDGVAVGVGAATISTEYGTRIVEFADVPGYKTPEPVRISVTADAPNQEVVGTYQRLSGSAMVAVVPGENFVRFDASKLRVFVDGELILDGPKGKFDATLMGSLYPGERAIKVQYEDLVAEEIVALMDDQVAELTIRVDSMFGKRKLKFKSKTDIPLDKWQARFKKSSVLTQS, encoded by the coding sequence ATGCCCCGACGCAACTCACGTCCTATCGTCCAACTTGTCGGCAATCTCGCGCGGATTGTTCTACCGTTGCTGGTCATTACAGCGGCGGCTTGGTGGATACTCAATCGGGATGCCACTCCTCAGGGCGACTTACGCGTCACGTCGAGCGTCAAAGGCGTTGATATTTTCGTGGACGGCGTCCAGACCGGCGCGACCACGGACACGGTGTTGACCGGTCTGCCGACCGGTCGCCGATTGGTCACCGTTCGTGCGCTCGGCATGATTGCTGATCCCGAGGTGGCCATCGTGGAGATTCAACGTGACCGGACCGCAGTAGCGGTCTTCACGTTGCGCGACTCAGCCGACGTGGTCAAATCGGATAATATTGCATCGCGTGACCGCGTTCGGCAGGATGCATTTGCGCGCGACGAAGAGGCGGTGCGCTCGATACCGCCTGCACCGGCCCGCCGCACCATGATGGATTATGAAGAGGATGTTGACCGGGAGACCGAACGCTTTGAACGCCCGGTAACGGATTTCATTCCGCATCAGCGCCGATCGGCCGCTGACACTACCGCGACCGACCTCGGCTCGATACCGATCGAATCCGTACGCGCCCTTACAGGCACGCAAATCACAGTCTCATCGGAACCTGTTGGCGCGTTGATCGTGGTCAATGGGGCGCGCACCGGCAACCGTACTCCGCACACGTTTCGCGGGTTGGATCGCGGCATCTACGTTTTCACTCTCGAACTCGATGGGCACATTGTTAAGCCGGATAGCATCGAGGTTTACCTAACAGCTGATTCGCAAGCCGAACTTGCCGCGTTCTCCATGCAGCCGCTGCAACAGCTTCCTGTGCCGCAACTGACCGTGCAAACCAAGCCGTTGGCCGCCGGAATTCGCCTCGATGGCGTCGCCGTTGGAGTCGGTGCGGCTACAATCAGCACGGAGTACGGTACGCGAATTGTCGAGTTTGCGGATGTACCCGGATACAAGACGCCTGAACCGGTGCGCATCAGCGTGACGGCAGATGCTCCGAATCAGGAAGTTGTCGGCACGTACCAGCGGCTGTCGGGGAGTGCCATGGTCGCCGTCGTCCCCGGAGAGAACTTCGTTCGCTTCGATGCGTCGAAGCTCCGGGTCTTCGTGGACGGTGAACTCATCTTGGATGGTCCCAAGGGCAAGTTTGACGCGACCTTGATGGGCAGCTTGTATCCCGGCGAACGCGCGATCAAAGTTCAGTATGAGGATCTTGTTGCCGAAGAAATCGTCGCCTTGATGGACGATCAGGTTGCGGAATTGACGATCCGGGTGGATTCGATGTTCGGCAAGCGCAAACTCAAGTTCAAGTCCAAGACGGATATTCCCCTCGATAAATGGCAGGCGCGCTTCAAGAAGTCCAGCGTCCTGACTCAGAGTTGA
- a CDS encoding slipin family protein, with translation MLPLVAFIVVFAVFVISTSIRILNEYERGVVFRLGRVIGVKGPGLIILIPLVDKMVKISLRTVVLDVPPQDVITRDNVSLQVNAVVYFRVMDPSKAVLDVENYMFATSQLSQTTLRSVLGQIQLDEILSEREKINDELQQIIDRQTDPWGIKISLVELKHVDLPQEMKRAMARQAEAERERRAKIIAAEGERQAADQLTEAAAIISKHPQALQLRYLQTLVEIAAENNSTTIFPIPIELLKPFLDSKSDSPRT, from the coding sequence ATGTTACCGCTGGTTGCTTTCATCGTAGTGTTCGCTGTATTTGTCATCAGCACCTCGATTCGCATCTTGAACGAATACGAGCGCGGTGTCGTGTTTCGTTTGGGACGTGTCATCGGTGTCAAGGGCCCGGGCCTGATTATCTTGATTCCGTTGGTGGACAAGATGGTCAAGATTAGCTTGCGTACAGTCGTGCTCGACGTGCCGCCGCAGGATGTCATCACGCGGGACAACGTTTCGTTGCAAGTCAACGCCGTCGTCTATTTCCGAGTCATGGATCCCTCCAAGGCCGTGCTTGACGTGGAGAACTATATGTTCGCCACGAGCCAGTTGTCGCAAACGACGCTGCGCAGCGTGCTGGGACAAATCCAACTTGATGAAATTCTCTCCGAGCGTGAAAAGATCAATGACGAACTGCAGCAGATCATTGATCGTCAGACCGACCCATGGGGAATCAAGATTTCACTGGTCGAGCTGAAGCACGTTGACTTGCCGCAAGAGATGAAGCGCGCAATGGCCCGGCAAGCCGAGGCCGAGCGTGAGCGCCGGGCCAAGATCATCGCCGCCGAAGGCGAGCGCCAGGCCGCCGACCAGTTGACCGAAGCAGCCGCCATAATTTCCAAACACCCGCAAGCTTTGCAGCTGCGTTACCTGCAAACATTGGTTGAGATAGCGGCGGAAAACAATTCGACGACGATCTTCCCGATCCCGATTGAACTGCTGAAGCCGTTCCTCGACTCCAAGTCAGACTCCCCTCGCACTTAA
- a CDS encoding nodulation protein NfeD gives MLRILLLLMAAACAARAGTVQWLTLDSGIGPVANEMLESALDEARRVDAEALVIELDTPGGLLKTTRMMCKTILASDIPVIVYVAPSGARAGSAGVFITLAAHVAAMAPGTNIGAAHPVGLGGSGGSDTSGVMEGKITNDAAAFARTLAEQRGRNVEWAEQSVRESKSITESEALAMGVIEIIAPSPDSLLVMLDGRIVTVDGRPDTLSTRDAVIAKPPMSMRLRVLDVIADPNIAYILLLIGIYGLFFELYNPGAVFPAVIGGLSLLLSCYSLQLLPVNWAGLLLIAFAIILFVLEIKITSYGLLSVAGVVSMVLGSLMLFQSGTTGLSVGLEIIIPAAIVTALFFALVVGMGLRAQSRKVVTGVEGLVGETGTVSSPLHPNGKVLVHGELWSAHSSQDIERGARVRVTAVNGMELSVEPVTDRITT, from the coding sequence ATGCTGCGGATCCTGTTGTTGCTCATGGCCGCGGCCTGCGCAGCTCGCGCAGGCACGGTCCAATGGCTGACGCTGGACAGTGGAATTGGTCCCGTCGCCAATGAAATGCTCGAAAGCGCTCTCGACGAGGCCCGGCGCGTGGACGCGGAGGCCTTGGTGATCGAACTCGATACTCCCGGCGGCCTGCTGAAGACCACCCGGATGATGTGCAAGACGATCCTTGCCTCGGACATTCCAGTTATCGTCTACGTTGCACCTTCCGGTGCACGCGCGGGATCCGCAGGCGTGTTCATCACGCTGGCGGCGCATGTTGCGGCAATGGCTCCAGGCACGAATATAGGTGCTGCGCACCCTGTAGGCTTGGGCGGATCCGGCGGTTCGGATACGTCTGGCGTGATGGAAGGCAAAATCACCAACGACGCGGCGGCGTTCGCGCGCACGTTGGCCGAACAGCGCGGCCGAAACGTTGAATGGGCCGAGCAATCCGTTCGCGAGAGCAAGTCCATTACCGAATCTGAAGCGCTCGCCATGGGCGTTATTGAAATCATTGCACCGTCGCCGGATTCGCTGTTGGTCATGCTCGACGGCCGTATCGTTACGGTGGACGGACGGCCTGACACGCTCAGCACCCGTGACGCCGTGATCGCCAAGCCGCCCATGAGCATGCGCCTGCGCGTGCTGGATGTGATCGCCGATCCAAACATCGCGTACATCCTACTCTTGATCGGCATTTACGGTCTGTTCTTCGAGCTGTATAATCCCGGCGCAGTATTCCCCGCCGTAATCGGCGGACTGTCCTTACTGCTATCCTGCTACAGCTTGCAGCTCTTGCCTGTCAATTGGGCGGGGCTGTTGTTGATCGCTTTTGCGATTATCCTATTCGTACTCGAAATCAAGATCACCAGTTACGGATTACTCTCCGTTGCGGGAGTGGTGAGCATGGTACTTGGATCACTGATGCTGTTTCAGTCTGGGACGACCGGACTATCGGTTGGCCTGGAAATTATCATCCCGGCTGCCATCGTGACCGCGCTCTTCTTCGCTCTCGTGGTCGGCATGGGGCTGCGCGCGCAGTCGCGTAAAGTTGTCACCGGCGTTGAAGGCCTGGTTGGCGAAACGGGCACCGTTTCGTCGCCGTTGCACCCTAACGGCAAAGTACTTGTCCACGGCGAGCTGTGGTCCGCTCATAGTTCGCAGGACATTGAGCGTGGCGCCCGCGTTCGGGTTACCGCAGTCAATGGCATGGAATTGTCCGTCGAACCGGTCACAGACCGGATAACCACGTAG
- the selA gene encoding L-seryl-tRNA(Sec) selenium transferase, which translates to MCAQNDARRNLPGVDKLLERSELRAYRDRIATPHLTRLVREQLDSAREALARGKEAPDEEQLALRIVREIERRLNSGPRRVINATGVILHTGLGRAPLSAAAIAAVADTARYCDLEFDLESGDRGDRQSHVESLLAWITGADAALMVNNNAAALFLVLNSLAARREVIVSRGQLIEIGGSFRLPEIMARAGAKLIEVGTTNRTRISDFAAAVSDKTAMLLRAYPSNFRVEGFAESVEVADLATLAHSFGALCVDDLGGGLLWDWAKLGMPTEPHVAQSLSAGADLVLVSGDKVLGGPQAGLILGRTELVAKLKKSPLARVLRPGKLEVAALSATLLSFLHPDRPAREVPVWSMFAEMPETTRTRADRLLSLVKGGDWAQIEVCESPAQAGSGTLPATPLPSFALALNPARQSAARFARGLRTARTPVIAVVQNDTVLVNLRTVSDSELTELAETILSVADKKA; encoded by the coding sequence ATGTGCGCGCAAAACGACGCGCGCCGCAACCTGCCCGGCGTGGACAAACTGCTCGAACGCAGTGAACTACGCGCCTATCGCGATCGCATTGCCACTCCGCATTTGACTCGACTCGTGCGCGAGCAATTGGACAGCGCGCGAGAAGCGCTTGCCCGTGGGAAAGAAGCGCCTGACGAAGAACAGCTCGCGCTGCGCATCGTTCGTGAAATCGAGCGTCGCCTCAATTCCGGACCGCGTCGCGTGATTAACGCGACCGGAGTTATTCTGCACACCGGTTTGGGCCGGGCGCCGCTTTCCGCTGCGGCAATCGCAGCCGTTGCCGACACAGCACGATACTGTGACTTGGAATTTGACCTCGAGTCCGGGGACCGCGGGGACCGCCAGAGCCATGTCGAATCGCTCTTGGCTTGGATCACGGGAGCAGACGCTGCGCTCATGGTGAACAATAACGCCGCCGCGCTCTTTCTTGTTCTGAATAGTCTCGCTGCCCGCCGCGAAGTCATCGTATCCCGCGGCCAGCTCATTGAAATCGGCGGCAGCTTTCGCCTACCCGAGATCATGGCACGGGCCGGAGCGAAGCTGATCGAAGTCGGCACGACCAACCGCACACGCATTTCAGATTTCGCCGCAGCCGTGTCGGATAAAACAGCGATGCTGCTGCGCGCCTACCCGTCCAATTTCCGCGTCGAGGGCTTCGCCGAGAGCGTCGAAGTGGCGGACCTGGCGACCTTGGCACACTCTTTTGGTGCTCTGTGTGTAGATGACCTCGGCGGCGGCCTGCTATGGGACTGGGCGAAGCTCGGCATGCCGACCGAGCCGCATGTTGCTCAAAGTTTGTCGGCCGGAGCCGATCTGGTACTGGTGTCGGGCGACAAGGTCCTCGGAGGCCCGCAGGCCGGATTGATTCTGGGCCGTACGGAGCTTGTTGCCAAGCTGAAGAAGTCCCCGCTGGCCCGTGTCTTGCGTCCCGGCAAACTTGAAGTCGCCGCGCTGTCGGCCACGCTGCTGAGCTTTTTGCACCCTGACCGTCCTGCTCGTGAGGTTCCGGTTTGGAGCATGTTCGCGGAAATGCCAGAAACGACGCGCACACGAGCCGACAGGCTGTTGTCTTTGGTGAAGGGCGGCGATTGGGCGCAGATCGAAGTCTGTGAATCACCGGCCCAAGCGGGATCGGGAACGCTGCCGGCGACGCCCCTACCGTCGTTTGCCTTGGCTTTGAACCCAGCGCGTCAGTCGGCGGCACGGTTCGCGCGCGGGCTACGTACTGCGCGTACGCCGGTTATAGCAGTCGTTCAAAATGACACGGTGCTTGTGAACTTGCGCACCGTGTCCGACTCTGAATTGACAGAGCTTGCGGAAACAATCTTGTCGGTTGCGGACAAGAAGGCATAG